A window from Oncorhynchus mykiss isolate Arlee chromosome 9, USDA_OmykA_1.1, whole genome shotgun sequence encodes these proteins:
- the LOC110532746 gene encoding carbohydrate sulfotransferase 11 — MTKPKVGRIFLATCVGSLFMVILYFQNITRPAVEQFGGKGIGPGKTRRSPLQTLYNEDQLDMSAAQASLRGRRELLEEACLTHTRKRRVLTPDDLRHLIVDDKHSLLYCYVPKVACTNWKRVLMVMTGDGRYREPLAIPANEAHVAGNLRTLSEYSTGEINHRLRRYLKFLFVREPFERLVSAYRNKFTRSYNTAFHKRYGTKIIRRHRPHPEPEALEQGNDVSFKEFVQYLVDPRTQREEPFNEHWERIHSLCHPCLIHYDVVGKYETLEQDSRSVLRLASADGEVHFPTSGKSTRTNGDMAAQFFHNISPFYQKKLYNLYRMDFLLFNYSNPEYLKFR; from the exons ATGACAAAACCCAAAGTTGGACGAATTTTCCTGGCGACATGCGTTGGGTCACTTTTCATGGTCATATTGTACTTTCAGAACATCACAAGGCCAG CCGTGGAGCAGTTTGGGGGGAAGGGCATCGGCCCGGGGAAGACGAGGAGAAGTCCACTACAGACCCTCTACAACGAAGACCAG ttggACATGTCTGCTGCGCAGGCATCTCTGCGTGGTCGGCGGGAGCTGCTGGAGGAGGCGTGTCTCACCCACACCAGGAAGCGGCGGGTGTTGACCCCAGACGACCTCCGCCACCTCATAGTAGACGATAAGCACAGTCTGCTGTACTGCTACGTCCCCAAGGTGGCCTGCACAAACTGGAAACGGGTCCTCATGGTCATGACAGGGGACGGACGCTACCGCGAGCCCCTAGCCATCCCCGCCAATGAGGCCCACGTGGCAGGCAACCTGCGCACGCTGTCAGAGTACTCCACCGGCGAGATAAACCACCGCCTCCGCAGATACCTGAAGTTCCTCTTCGTTCGGGAGCCCTTCGAGAGGCTGGTGTCGGCCTACCGCAACAAGTTCACCCGCAGCTACAACACGGCCTTCCACAAGCGCTACGGCACCAAGATCATCCGCCGACACCGGCCCCACCCTGAGCCGGAGGCGTTGGAGCAGGGCAACGATGTCTCCTTCAAGGAGTTTGTGCAGTACCTGGTGGATCCccgcacacagagagaggagccctTCAACGAGCACTGGGAGCGGATCCACTCACTGTGCCACCCCTGCCTCATCCACTACGACGTGGTGGGGAAGTATGAGACTCTGGAGCAGGACTCCCGCTCTGTGCTGCGGCTGGCCAGCGCTGACGGGGAGGTCCACTTCCCCACCTCAGGCAAGAGCACCAGGACCAACGGGGACATGGCGGCTCAGTTCTTCCACAACATCAGTCCCTTCTACCAGAAGAAGCTGTACAACCTTTACCGCATGGACTTCCTGTTGTTCAACTACTCCAACCCAGAGTACTTGAAGTTTAGGTGA